One genomic segment of Rhinolophus sinicus isolate RSC01 linkage group LG11, ASM3656204v1, whole genome shotgun sequence includes these proteins:
- the CCDC136 gene encoding coiled-coil domain-containing protein 136 isoform X7 — MEAGAEAGAGAEGWSCPGPTVTTLGSYEVSEGCERKKGQRWGSLERRGMQAMEGEVLLPALYEEEEEEEEEEEEAEEEEDQVQKGGSVGSLSVGKHRGLSLTETELEELRAQVLQLVTELEETRELAGQHEDDSLELQGLLEDERLASAQQAEVFTKQIQQLQGELRSLREEISLLEREKESELKEIEQELHLARTEIHTLRQAAEDSATEHESDLASLQEDLCRLQNELDDMERIRGEYELEITSLRAEMEMKTSDPSSLSDFPEMQEELQQLRERYHFLNEEYRALQESNSSLTGQLADLESERTRRATEKWLDSQTLKNMLSAESQTSEMDFLEPDSETHLLRQQLLGAEEQMHDMRNKCKQLCCELEELQHHRQASEEEQRRLQRELKCAQNEVLRFQTSHHATQNEELKTRLCALQQKYDASQDEQTELLKAQLQLQAELRQLKVMKSAVVETQSEKELLCRLHKLQLQYQTVTCEKDKLLDVQQQLRENLQYHDAEVQRLRGIANCLQESTEKSQELLSKLQDLCELQLFYQAMQEEQEKLVQSQESMLKEQLELHEKLHLFKDSHFREVLENPEGSKAPKSSKCQNKVIIAQVQALQELYEASQAKQELLQQEQKKLLEERKRLQADLQLCLEEMQLLQAQSPSLKMSLESYNKSYGSTATSSQNCQKSYNGSTDGSESYHKSYRSTQASDENFLKSYDSTTTNEICVKSDCSTSASSVIYKKSYGSSSSSDTSYKSYVTSSTDDELAELEDIEHLEDTVAQLVVKLQGVQAMYQLSQEAHSLLHERMGKLLDKQKELKEELDACEKEFRECMEGLENPADSQSDKEEIRELQTRLRELQLRYQASMDEQGRLLAVQEQLEGQLHCCQEELCQLREKRSSVTKDRKGENGSENMDKNASGVQNKKSTTPSLESSESNCETRKSLEVVLYYKASNRELDVLTTEEKKEEMEAEKREEVEEEPKKESRGELVSEPSDLIDMKSAEDEKEEGLEESGDQEGKEEGSQDEEDEAAGENNPLQVSESKKNMFGMWKPMVFLALAAVALFVLPNMRQQETEFCLME, encoded by the exons ATGGAGGCGGGCGCCGAGGCCGGCGCGGGAGCCGAGGGCTGGAGCTGCCCAG GACCCACAGTAACCACTCTGGGCTCCTACGAGGTATCCGAGGGCTGTGAGAGGAAGAAAGGCCAACGCTGGGGGTCCTTGGAGAGGCGGGGGATGCAAGCTATGGAGG GGGAAGTGTTACTCCCAGCTCTctatgaggaggaggaggaggaggaagaggaggaggaggaggcggaagAAGAAGAAGATCAAGTTCAGAAAGGTGGCAGTGTAGGCTCCCTGTCAGTTGGGAAGCACCGGGGCCTGAGCCTCACGGAGACAGAGCTGGAGGAGCTGAGGGCTCAGGTGCTGCAGCTGGTGACAGAGCTGGAGGAGACCCGGGAGCTGGCAGGGCAGCATGAGGACGACTCCCTGGAGCTGCAGG GGCTCTTGGAGGATGAGCGGCTGGCCAGCGCCCAGCAGGCAGAGGTGTTCACCAAGCAGATCCAGCAGCTCCAAG GTGAGCTGCGGTCTCTACGGGAGGAGATTTCCCTGTTAGAACGTGAGAAAGAAAGTGAACTTAAGGAAATAGAACAGGAGCTGCATTTGGCCCGGACGGAGATCCACACTCTGCGACAAGCAGCGGAGGATTCTGCGACTGAACACGAGAGTGATTTAGCATCTCTGCAGGAGGACCTCTGCCGGCTGCAGAATGAACTCGATGACATGGAGCGCATTCGGGGGGAGTATGAGTTGGAGATCACCTCCCTCCGTgcagaaatggaaatgaagacgTCGGACCCATCCAGTCTCTCAGATTTCCCTGAGATGCAAG AAGAATTACAGCAACTGCGGGAGCGCTACCACTTCCTGAACGAGGAGTACCGGGCTCTGCAGGAGAGTAACAGCAGCCTCACAGGGCAGCTCGCAGATCTGGAGAGTGAGAG GACACGAAGAGCAACAGAAAAGTGGCTGGACTCCCAAACACTAAAGAATATGCTGTCAGCAGAGTCCCAGACTTCAGAAATGGATTTCCTAGAGCCTGATTCGGAAACTCACCTGCTGCGGCAGCAGCTGCTGGGAGCCGAGGAGCAGATGCACGACATGCGGAACAAG TGTAAGCAATTGTGTTGCGAGTTGGAAGAGCTACAGCATCATCGCCAGGCCAGTGAGGAGGAGCAGAGGCGGCTGCAGAGGGAGCTCAAGTGCGCACAGAATGAGGTGCTTCGGTTTCAGACTTCCCACCACGCCACCCAG AACGAGGAGCTGAAGACCAGACTCTGTGCCCTGCAGCAAAAGTACGATGCTAGCCAGGATGAGCAGACTGAGCTCTTGAAAGCACAACTCCAACTTCAGGCCGAGCTCCGGCAGCTCAAAGTCATGAAATCCGCTGTTGTAGAAACGCAAAGTGAGAAG GAGTTACTGTGCCGGCTACATAAGCTCCAGCTCCAGTACCAGACCGTCACGTGTGAGAAGGATAAGCTGCTGGACGTGCAGCAGCAACTGCGAGAGAACCTGCAGTACCACGACGCAGAGGTACAACGCCTCAGGGGCATCGCGAACTGCCTCCAAGAGAGCACTGAGAAG AGTCAGGAGCTGCTTTCAAAGTTACAAGACCTGTGTGAACTGCAGCTGTTCTACCAAGCCATGCAAGAGGAGCAAGAAAAACTGGTCCAGAGTCAAGAAAGTATGTTAAAAGAACAATTAGAGCTGCACGAAAAGCTGCATCTTTTCAAAGACTCTCATTTCCGGGAAGTGTTGGAGAATCCGGAAGGTTCCAAAGCGCCTAAATCCTCAAAATGTCAAAACAAG GTGATCATCGCCCAGGTGCAGGCCCTGCAGGAGCTGTATGAGGCCAGCCAGGCCAAGCAGGAGCTGCTGCAACAGGAGCAGAAGAAGCTCCTAGAGGAACGGAAGAGGCTGCAGGCCGACTTGCAGCTCTGCCTGGAAGAAATGCAGTTGCTCCAAGCCCAGTCCCCTTCTCTAAAAATGAGCCTTGAGTCCTACAACAAGAGTTATGGTAGCACGGCCACCAGCAGCCAGAACTGTCAAAAAAGTTACAATGGCAGCACTGACGGCAGCGAGAGCTACCACAAGAGTTACAGGAGCACCCAGGCCAGTGACGAGAACTTTCTCAAGAGCTACGACAGCACCACTACCAATGAGATCTGTGTGAAGAGTGACTGCAGCACCAGCGCCAGCAGCGTCATCTATAAGAAGAGTTACGGCAGCAGCAGTAGCTCTGACACCTCTTACAAGAGTTACGTCACCAGCAGCACTGATGACGAACTGGCTGAGCTTGAAGATATAGAG cACTTGGAGGACACGGTCGCCCAGCTGGTGGTCAAGCTGCAAGGCGTACAGGCCATGTACCAGCTCAGCCAGGAGGCACACAGCCTGCTGCACGAGCGGATGGGCAAGCTGCTGGACAAGCAGAAGGAACTGAAGGAAGAGCTGGATGCCTGCGAAAAGGAATTCAGGGAGTGCATGGAGGGCCTTGAGAACCCTGCTGACTCCCAAAGCGATAAGGAGGAG ATCAGAGAACTGCAGACCAGGCTGCGGGAGCTGCAGCTGCGGTACCAGGCCAGCATGGACGAGCAGGGCCGGCTCCTGGCCGTGCAGGAGCAGTTGGAGGGGCAGCTGCACTGCTGCCAGGAAGAGCTTTGCCAGCTCAGAGAGAAGAGGTCCTCTGTTACCAAAGACCGCAAGGGCGAGAATGGCAGTGAGAACATGGATAAGAATGCCAGTGGGGTTCAAAATAAAAAGTCGACCACCCCAAGCCTGGAGAGTTCTGAGAGCAACTGCGAGACCAGAAAG AGTCTGGAGGTGGTGCTGTATTACAAGGCCAGCAACCGGGAGTTAGATGTTCTAACAacggaggaaaagaaagaggaaatggaggcggaaaagagggaagaagttGAAGAGGAACCGAAGAAGGAGTCCAGGGGTGAACTAGTTTCTGAGCCCTCAGATCTTATAGACATGAAGTCTGCAGAAGATGAGAAAGAGGAGGGACTTGAAGAGTCTGGAGACCAGGAGGGTAAGGAAGAAGGCAGCCAAGATGAGGAGGACGAAGCTGCAGGGGAAAACAACCCCCTCCAAGTTTCTGAGAGCAAAAAG
- the CCDC136 gene encoding coiled-coil domain-containing protein 136 isoform X1, which yields MEAGAEAGAGAEGWSCPGPTVTTLGSYEVSEGCERKKGQRWGSLERRGMQAMEGEVLLPALYEEEEEEEEEEEEAEEEEDQVQKGGSVGSLSVGKHRGLSLTETELEELRAQVLQLVTELEETRELAGQHEDDSLELQGLLEDERLASAQQAEVFTKQIQQLQGELRSLREEISLLEREKESELKEIEQELHLARTEIHTLRQAAEDSATEHESDLASLQEDLCRLQNELDDMERIRGEYELEITSLRAEMEMKTSDPSSLSDFPEMQEELQQLRERYHFLNEEYRALQESNSSLTGQLADLESERTRRATEKWLDSQTLKNMLSAESQTSEMDFLEPDSETHLLRQQLLGAEEQMHDMRNKCKQLCCELEELQHHRQASEEEQRRLQRELKCAQNEVLRFQTSHHATQNEELKTRLCALQQKYDASQDEQTELLKAQLQLQAELRQLKVMKSAVVETQSEKELLCRLHKLQLQYQTVTCEKDKLLDVQQQLRENLQYHDAEVQRLRGIANCLQESTEKNTEMQCQLQEMKQLYQTSQDKLELQKHMYHQLEQDFLLCQQELEQLKTTTPIPEDKGKCADKCDGLLSRLTELQEKYEVSQREMEQLQTEQCELLEEQRRMQEEQGQLQEELHRLTIPLPKSGLFQKSQELLSKLQDLCELQLFYQAMQEEQEKLVQSQESMLKEQLELHEKLHLFKDSHFREVLENPEGSKAPKSSKCQNKVIIAQVQALQELYEASQAKQELLQQEQKKLLEERKRLQADLQLCLEEMQLLQAQSPSLKMSLESYNKSYGSTATSSQNCQKSYNGSTDGSESYHKSYRSTQASDENFLKSYDSTTTNEICVKSDCSTSASSVIYKKSYGSSSSSDTSYKSYVTSSTDDELAELEDIEHLEDTVAQLVVKLQGVQAMYQLSQEAHSLLHERMGKLLDKQKELKEELDACEKEFRECMEGLENPADSQSDKEEIRELQTRLRELQLRYQASMDEQGRLLAVQEQLEGQLHCCQEELCQLREKRSSVTKDRKGENGSENMDKNASGVQNKKSTTPSLESSESNCETRKSLEVVLYYKASNRELDVLTTEEKKEEMEAEKREEVEEEPKKESRGELVSEPSDLIDMKSAEDEKEEGLEESGDQEGKEEGSQDEEDEAAGENNPLQVSESKKNMFGMWKPMVFLALAAVALFVLPNMRQQETEFCLME from the exons ATGGAGGCGGGCGCCGAGGCCGGCGCGGGAGCCGAGGGCTGGAGCTGCCCAG GACCCACAGTAACCACTCTGGGCTCCTACGAGGTATCCGAGGGCTGTGAGAGGAAGAAAGGCCAACGCTGGGGGTCCTTGGAGAGGCGGGGGATGCAAGCTATGGAGG GGGAAGTGTTACTCCCAGCTCTctatgaggaggaggaggaggaggaagaggaggaggaggaggcggaagAAGAAGAAGATCAAGTTCAGAAAGGTGGCAGTGTAGGCTCCCTGTCAGTTGGGAAGCACCGGGGCCTGAGCCTCACGGAGACAGAGCTGGAGGAGCTGAGGGCTCAGGTGCTGCAGCTGGTGACAGAGCTGGAGGAGACCCGGGAGCTGGCAGGGCAGCATGAGGACGACTCCCTGGAGCTGCAGG GGCTCTTGGAGGATGAGCGGCTGGCCAGCGCCCAGCAGGCAGAGGTGTTCACCAAGCAGATCCAGCAGCTCCAAG GTGAGCTGCGGTCTCTACGGGAGGAGATTTCCCTGTTAGAACGTGAGAAAGAAAGTGAACTTAAGGAAATAGAACAGGAGCTGCATTTGGCCCGGACGGAGATCCACACTCTGCGACAAGCAGCGGAGGATTCTGCGACTGAACACGAGAGTGATTTAGCATCTCTGCAGGAGGACCTCTGCCGGCTGCAGAATGAACTCGATGACATGGAGCGCATTCGGGGGGAGTATGAGTTGGAGATCACCTCCCTCCGTgcagaaatggaaatgaagacgTCGGACCCATCCAGTCTCTCAGATTTCCCTGAGATGCAAG AAGAATTACAGCAACTGCGGGAGCGCTACCACTTCCTGAACGAGGAGTACCGGGCTCTGCAGGAGAGTAACAGCAGCCTCACAGGGCAGCTCGCAGATCTGGAGAGTGAGAG GACACGAAGAGCAACAGAAAAGTGGCTGGACTCCCAAACACTAAAGAATATGCTGTCAGCAGAGTCCCAGACTTCAGAAATGGATTTCCTAGAGCCTGATTCGGAAACTCACCTGCTGCGGCAGCAGCTGCTGGGAGCCGAGGAGCAGATGCACGACATGCGGAACAAG TGTAAGCAATTGTGTTGCGAGTTGGAAGAGCTACAGCATCATCGCCAGGCCAGTGAGGAGGAGCAGAGGCGGCTGCAGAGGGAGCTCAAGTGCGCACAGAATGAGGTGCTTCGGTTTCAGACTTCCCACCACGCCACCCAG AACGAGGAGCTGAAGACCAGACTCTGTGCCCTGCAGCAAAAGTACGATGCTAGCCAGGATGAGCAGACTGAGCTCTTGAAAGCACAACTCCAACTTCAGGCCGAGCTCCGGCAGCTCAAAGTCATGAAATCCGCTGTTGTAGAAACGCAAAGTGAGAAG GAGTTACTGTGCCGGCTACATAAGCTCCAGCTCCAGTACCAGACCGTCACGTGTGAGAAGGATAAGCTGCTGGACGTGCAGCAGCAACTGCGAGAGAACCTGCAGTACCACGACGCAGAGGTACAACGCCTCAGGGGCATCGCGAACTGCCTCCAAGAGAGCACTGAGAAG aaCACGGAGATGCAGTGCCAGCTTCAGGAGATGAAGCAGCTGTACCAGACCAGCCAGGATAAGCTGGAGCTGCAGAAGCACATGTACCATCAGCTGGAGCAGGACTTCCTGCTCTGCCAGCAGGAGCTGGAGCAGCTCAAGACCACCACGCCCATCCCAGAGGACAAGGGAAAATGTGCTGATAAG TGTGATGGACTGCTGTCCAGACTGACAGAACTGCAGGAAAAGTACGAGGTCAGCCAGAGGGAGATGGAGCAGCTGCAGACGGAGCAGTGCGAGCTCCTGGAAGAGCAGAGGAGAATGCAGGAGGAGCAGGGCCAGCTGCAAGAAGAGCTGCACAGACTCACCATCCCACTACCCAAATCTGGTCTCTTCCAGAAG AGTCAGGAGCTGCTTTCAAAGTTACAAGACCTGTGTGAACTGCAGCTGTTCTACCAAGCCATGCAAGAGGAGCAAGAAAAACTGGTCCAGAGTCAAGAAAGTATGTTAAAAGAACAATTAGAGCTGCACGAAAAGCTGCATCTTTTCAAAGACTCTCATTTCCGGGAAGTGTTGGAGAATCCGGAAGGTTCCAAAGCGCCTAAATCCTCAAAATGTCAAAACAAG GTGATCATCGCCCAGGTGCAGGCCCTGCAGGAGCTGTATGAGGCCAGCCAGGCCAAGCAGGAGCTGCTGCAACAGGAGCAGAAGAAGCTCCTAGAGGAACGGAAGAGGCTGCAGGCCGACTTGCAGCTCTGCCTGGAAGAAATGCAGTTGCTCCAAGCCCAGTCCCCTTCTCTAAAAATGAGCCTTGAGTCCTACAACAAGAGTTATGGTAGCACGGCCACCAGCAGCCAGAACTGTCAAAAAAGTTACAATGGCAGCACTGACGGCAGCGAGAGCTACCACAAGAGTTACAGGAGCACCCAGGCCAGTGACGAGAACTTTCTCAAGAGCTACGACAGCACCACTACCAATGAGATCTGTGTGAAGAGTGACTGCAGCACCAGCGCCAGCAGCGTCATCTATAAGAAGAGTTACGGCAGCAGCAGTAGCTCTGACACCTCTTACAAGAGTTACGTCACCAGCAGCACTGATGACGAACTGGCTGAGCTTGAAGATATAGAG cACTTGGAGGACACGGTCGCCCAGCTGGTGGTCAAGCTGCAAGGCGTACAGGCCATGTACCAGCTCAGCCAGGAGGCACACAGCCTGCTGCACGAGCGGATGGGCAAGCTGCTGGACAAGCAGAAGGAACTGAAGGAAGAGCTGGATGCCTGCGAAAAGGAATTCAGGGAGTGCATGGAGGGCCTTGAGAACCCTGCTGACTCCCAAAGCGATAAGGAGGAG ATCAGAGAACTGCAGACCAGGCTGCGGGAGCTGCAGCTGCGGTACCAGGCCAGCATGGACGAGCAGGGCCGGCTCCTGGCCGTGCAGGAGCAGTTGGAGGGGCAGCTGCACTGCTGCCAGGAAGAGCTTTGCCAGCTCAGAGAGAAGAGGTCCTCTGTTACCAAAGACCGCAAGGGCGAGAATGGCAGTGAGAACATGGATAAGAATGCCAGTGGGGTTCAAAATAAAAAGTCGACCACCCCAAGCCTGGAGAGTTCTGAGAGCAACTGCGAGACCAGAAAG AGTCTGGAGGTGGTGCTGTATTACAAGGCCAGCAACCGGGAGTTAGATGTTCTAACAacggaggaaaagaaagaggaaatggaggcggaaaagagggaagaagttGAAGAGGAACCGAAGAAGGAGTCCAGGGGTGAACTAGTTTCTGAGCCCTCAGATCTTATAGACATGAAGTCTGCAGAAGATGAGAAAGAGGAGGGACTTGAAGAGTCTGGAGACCAGGAGGGTAAGGAAGAAGGCAGCCAAGATGAGGAGGACGAAGCTGCAGGGGAAAACAACCCCCTCCAAGTTTCTGAGAGCAAAAAG
- the CCDC136 gene encoding coiled-coil domain-containing protein 136 isoform X8, translating into MEAGAEAGAGAEGWSCPGPTVTTLGSYEVSEGCERKKGQRWGSLERRGMQAMEGEVLLPALYEEEEEEEEEEEEAEEEEDQVQKGGSVGSLSVGKHRGLSLTETELEELRAQVLQLVTELEETRELAGQHEDDSLELQGLLEDERLASAQQAEVFTKQIQQLQGELRSLREEISLLEREKESELKEIEQELHLARTEIHTLRQAAEDSATEHESDLASLQEDLCRLQNELDDMERIRGEYELEITSLRAEMEMKTSDPSSLSDFPEMQEELQQLRERYHFLNEEYRALQESNSSLTGQLADLESERTRRATEKWLDSQTLKNMLSAESQTSEMDFLEPDSETHLLRQQLLGAEEQMHDMRNKCKQLCCELEELQHHRQASEEEQRRLQRELKCAQNEVLRFQTSHHATQNEELKTRLCALQQKYDASQDEQTELLKAQLQLQAELRQLKVMKSAVVETQSEKELLCRLHKLQLQYQTVTCEKDKLLDVQQQLRENLQYHDAEVQRLRGIANCLQESTEKNTEMQCQLQEMKQLYQTSQDKLELQKHMYHQLEQDFLLCQQELEQLKTTTPIPEDKGKCADKCDGLLSRLTELQEKYEVSQREMEQLQTEQCELLEEQRRMQEEQGQLQEELHRLTIPLPKSGLFQKSQELLSKLQDLCELQLFYQAMQEEQEKLVQSQESMLKEQLELHEKLHLFKDSHFREVLENPEGSKAPKSSKCQNKIRELQTRLRELQLRYQASMDEQGRLLAVQEQLEGQLHCCQEELCQLREKRSSVTKDRKGENGSENMDKNASGVQNKKSTTPSLESSESNCETRKSLEVVLYYKASNRELDVLTTEEKKEEMEAEKREEVEEEPKKESRGELVSEPSDLIDMKSAEDEKEEGLEESGDQEGKEEGSQDEEDEAAGENNPLQVSESKKNMFGMWKPMVFLALAAVALFVLPNMRQQETEFCLME; encoded by the exons ATGGAGGCGGGCGCCGAGGCCGGCGCGGGAGCCGAGGGCTGGAGCTGCCCAG GACCCACAGTAACCACTCTGGGCTCCTACGAGGTATCCGAGGGCTGTGAGAGGAAGAAAGGCCAACGCTGGGGGTCCTTGGAGAGGCGGGGGATGCAAGCTATGGAGG GGGAAGTGTTACTCCCAGCTCTctatgaggaggaggaggaggaggaagaggaggaggaggaggcggaagAAGAAGAAGATCAAGTTCAGAAAGGTGGCAGTGTAGGCTCCCTGTCAGTTGGGAAGCACCGGGGCCTGAGCCTCACGGAGACAGAGCTGGAGGAGCTGAGGGCTCAGGTGCTGCAGCTGGTGACAGAGCTGGAGGAGACCCGGGAGCTGGCAGGGCAGCATGAGGACGACTCCCTGGAGCTGCAGG GGCTCTTGGAGGATGAGCGGCTGGCCAGCGCCCAGCAGGCAGAGGTGTTCACCAAGCAGATCCAGCAGCTCCAAG GTGAGCTGCGGTCTCTACGGGAGGAGATTTCCCTGTTAGAACGTGAGAAAGAAAGTGAACTTAAGGAAATAGAACAGGAGCTGCATTTGGCCCGGACGGAGATCCACACTCTGCGACAAGCAGCGGAGGATTCTGCGACTGAACACGAGAGTGATTTAGCATCTCTGCAGGAGGACCTCTGCCGGCTGCAGAATGAACTCGATGACATGGAGCGCATTCGGGGGGAGTATGAGTTGGAGATCACCTCCCTCCGTgcagaaatggaaatgaagacgTCGGACCCATCCAGTCTCTCAGATTTCCCTGAGATGCAAG AAGAATTACAGCAACTGCGGGAGCGCTACCACTTCCTGAACGAGGAGTACCGGGCTCTGCAGGAGAGTAACAGCAGCCTCACAGGGCAGCTCGCAGATCTGGAGAGTGAGAG GACACGAAGAGCAACAGAAAAGTGGCTGGACTCCCAAACACTAAAGAATATGCTGTCAGCAGAGTCCCAGACTTCAGAAATGGATTTCCTAGAGCCTGATTCGGAAACTCACCTGCTGCGGCAGCAGCTGCTGGGAGCCGAGGAGCAGATGCACGACATGCGGAACAAG TGTAAGCAATTGTGTTGCGAGTTGGAAGAGCTACAGCATCATCGCCAGGCCAGTGAGGAGGAGCAGAGGCGGCTGCAGAGGGAGCTCAAGTGCGCACAGAATGAGGTGCTTCGGTTTCAGACTTCCCACCACGCCACCCAG AACGAGGAGCTGAAGACCAGACTCTGTGCCCTGCAGCAAAAGTACGATGCTAGCCAGGATGAGCAGACTGAGCTCTTGAAAGCACAACTCCAACTTCAGGCCGAGCTCCGGCAGCTCAAAGTCATGAAATCCGCTGTTGTAGAAACGCAAAGTGAGAAG GAGTTACTGTGCCGGCTACATAAGCTCCAGCTCCAGTACCAGACCGTCACGTGTGAGAAGGATAAGCTGCTGGACGTGCAGCAGCAACTGCGAGAGAACCTGCAGTACCACGACGCAGAGGTACAACGCCTCAGGGGCATCGCGAACTGCCTCCAAGAGAGCACTGAGAAG aaCACGGAGATGCAGTGCCAGCTTCAGGAGATGAAGCAGCTGTACCAGACCAGCCAGGATAAGCTGGAGCTGCAGAAGCACATGTACCATCAGCTGGAGCAGGACTTCCTGCTCTGCCAGCAGGAGCTGGAGCAGCTCAAGACCACCACGCCCATCCCAGAGGACAAGGGAAAATGTGCTGATAAG TGTGATGGACTGCTGTCCAGACTGACAGAACTGCAGGAAAAGTACGAGGTCAGCCAGAGGGAGATGGAGCAGCTGCAGACGGAGCAGTGCGAGCTCCTGGAAGAGCAGAGGAGAATGCAGGAGGAGCAGGGCCAGCTGCAAGAAGAGCTGCACAGACTCACCATCCCACTACCCAAATCTGGTCTCTTCCAGAAG AGTCAGGAGCTGCTTTCAAAGTTACAAGACCTGTGTGAACTGCAGCTGTTCTACCAAGCCATGCAAGAGGAGCAAGAAAAACTGGTCCAGAGTCAAGAAAGTATGTTAAAAGAACAATTAGAGCTGCACGAAAAGCTGCATCTTTTCAAAGACTCTCATTTCCGGGAAGTGTTGGAGAATCCGGAAGGTTCCAAAGCGCCTAAATCCTCAAAATGTCAAAACAAG ATCAGAGAACTGCAGACCAGGCTGCGGGAGCTGCAGCTGCGGTACCAGGCCAGCATGGACGAGCAGGGCCGGCTCCTGGCCGTGCAGGAGCAGTTGGAGGGGCAGCTGCACTGCTGCCAGGAAGAGCTTTGCCAGCTCAGAGAGAAGAGGTCCTCTGTTACCAAAGACCGCAAGGGCGAGAATGGCAGTGAGAACATGGATAAGAATGCCAGTGGGGTTCAAAATAAAAAGTCGACCACCCCAAGCCTGGAGAGTTCTGAGAGCAACTGCGAGACCAGAAAG AGTCTGGAGGTGGTGCTGTATTACAAGGCCAGCAACCGGGAGTTAGATGTTCTAACAacggaggaaaagaaagaggaaatggaggcggaaaagagggaagaagttGAAGAGGAACCGAAGAAGGAGTCCAGGGGTGAACTAGTTTCTGAGCCCTCAGATCTTATAGACATGAAGTCTGCAGAAGATGAGAAAGAGGAGGGACTTGAAGAGTCTGGAGACCAGGAGGGTAAGGAAGAAGGCAGCCAAGATGAGGAGGACGAAGCTGCAGGGGAAAACAACCCCCTCCAAGTTTCTGAGAGCAAAAAG